The Deinococcus koreensis genome window below encodes:
- the guaA gene encoding glutamine-hydrolyzing GMP synthase: MSVVILDFGSQYTRLITRRFRELGAYSVILPGTAPLERIMRERPQGIVLSGGPSSVYDEHAPRPAPGVLELDIPILGVCYGMQFLAQQAGGEVRRAGKREYGKADLTRYSGDLFAGIQGEFVAWMSHSDSVVTLPKGYEVVAETEDTPVTAIENTQTRRYGVQFHPEVVHTPKGGQLLANFLTICGVERDWTAEHIIDELVSDVQQQVGSGKVLLAISGGVDSSTLGLLLARAVGENLTAVFIDHGLLRLGEREQVEAALKPLGVNLITVDARTEFMDALSGVSDPEEKRKIIGREFIRAFEREARTLGSFDFLAQGTLYPDVIESSGGLHSEKSGAANIKSHHNVGGLPADLNFKLVEPFRTLFKDEVRALARLLGLPEHIRMRHPFPGPGLAIRCLGAISEEKMDILRRVDDIFISGLREFGLYDGCSQALAILTPIQSVGVMGDERTYSYTAALRAVTTDDFMTAEWARLPYDFLATMSNRIVNQVHEINRVVYDITGKPPATIEWE, translated from the coding sequence ATGAGCGTTGTCATTCTCGATTTCGGCAGTCAGTACACCCGCCTGATCACCCGGCGGTTCCGGGAACTGGGCGCCTACAGCGTGATCCTTCCGGGCACCGCCCCCCTGGAACGGATCATGCGGGAAAGGCCGCAGGGCATCGTGCTCTCGGGGGGCCCGAGTTCGGTCTACGACGAGCACGCGCCCAGACCCGCGCCGGGCGTGCTGGAGCTGGACATCCCCATCCTGGGGGTGTGTTACGGGATGCAGTTCCTGGCGCAGCAGGCGGGCGGCGAGGTTCGGCGGGCCGGCAAGCGCGAGTACGGCAAGGCCGACCTGACGCGCTACAGCGGCGACCTCTTCGCCGGGATCCAGGGCGAGTTCGTGGCCTGGATGAGCCACAGCGACTCGGTGGTCACGCTGCCGAAGGGCTACGAGGTGGTGGCCGAGACGGAGGACACGCCGGTCACGGCCATCGAGAACACGCAGACCCGGCGCTACGGCGTGCAGTTCCACCCGGAGGTCGTGCACACGCCCAAGGGTGGGCAACTGCTGGCGAACTTCCTGACGATCTGCGGCGTCGAGCGCGACTGGACGGCCGAGCACATCATCGACGAACTGGTGTCGGACGTGCAGCAGCAGGTCGGGAGCGGCAAGGTGCTGCTGGCGATCTCCGGCGGGGTGGACTCCTCCACGCTGGGCCTGCTGCTGGCCCGCGCGGTGGGCGAGAACCTCACGGCCGTGTTCATCGACCACGGCCTGCTGAGACTGGGCGAGCGCGAACAGGTCGAGGCCGCCCTGAAGCCGCTGGGCGTGAACCTGATCACGGTGGACGCCCGCACCGAATTCATGGACGCGCTCTCGGGTGTGTCCGACCCCGAGGAGAAGCGCAAGATCATCGGCCGCGAGTTCATCCGGGCCTTCGAGCGCGAGGCGCGCACCCTGGGCTCCTTCGACTTCCTGGCGCAGGGCACGCTCTACCCCGACGTGATCGAGAGTTCTGGCGGCCTGCACTCGGAGAAGTCGGGGGCCGCGAACATCAAGAGCCACCACAACGTGGGCGGCCTGCCGGCGGATCTGAACTTCAAGCTGGTCGAGCCCTTCCGCACGCTGTTCAAGGACGAGGTGCGCGCCCTGGCCCGGCTGCTGGGCCTGCCCGAGCACATCCGGATGCGCCACCCCTTCCCCGGCCCCGGCCTGGCGATCCGCTGCCTGGGCGCCATCAGCGAAGAGAAGATGGACATCCTGCGGCGGGTGGACGACATCTTCATCTCCGGCCTGCGCGAATTCGGCCTGTACGACGGCTGCTCGCAGGCGCTGGCGATCCTGACGCCGATCCAGTCGGTGGGCGTGATGGGCGACGAGCGCACCTATTCCTACACCGCCGCCCTGCGCGCCGTGACCACCGACGACTTCATGACCGCCGAGTGGGCCCGGCTGCCCTACGACTTCC